TCGTTGTTGGCCGAAGGGGCCAGCGCCACGGCGGCCAGCGCCGCGTTCACATCGGCCACCGAGCCGGTGACTGTCCATACGCCCGTGCCGGCGTTGTAGGTGGAGGTGGCCGAACCGAAGGTGCCGGTGGACAACGAGCCCGCTGCGGGATCGGACAGCGTGAGCGTGGCGGTGATGGTGTCGCCGGTGTCCACGTCGGTCACCACGATATCGTCCAGCGCTACCACACTGCCGCCTTCGGTCGCGGCCTTGCTCTGGGTGAGATTGGTGGCGGTCGGCGCGTCGTTCACCGGCGTGACATCCAGCGTGATGGTGCCATCGGCCGGGCCGGTATTGGCAGCGTCGCGAATGCGCGTGGCGATGGCGACATCCTGATCCCAGTTCGCCACCGGCGTGAAAGCAACGGCTGCCAGCGCCGCGTTCACGTCGGCCACCGAGCCGGTGACCGACCACACGCCAGTGCCGGCGTTGTAGGAGGAGATGGCCGAGCCGAAGGTGCCGGTGGTCAAGGAGCCGGCCGATGTATTGTTTAGTGTCAGCGTCGCGGTAATGGTGTCGCCCCCATCGGCATCGCTAACCACGATATCGCCGATCGCCACGCTGCCACCGGGATCCTCGGTATAGGTAACGGTCTGGTTCAGGTTGGTAGCCGTGGGGGGGGAGTTCGGGATGTAGTTGGTATCGGTAGTACCACCGGCCGTGGTGAGAATGGTGGAAATCGCCGTCCCTGCGGATCCGTTCATGCCTCCGGAAACGGCAGCAGCACCGCCAGCACCGCCAGCACCAACGTTACCGGACAAGCTGGAGACCGTTGAGCTATCCAGCTGCACCGTACCGCCGGCGTTCCAGATGGCGCCGACACCCGCACCACCATTGCCGCCATTACCGGTGCGCCCATAACCAGCCTGATAGCTGGATACCCCGCCGCCACCGCCACCGCCCGCCCCAAGGTTGTTGGTGATAGTGGAACTGGTAATCGTCAGGAGACCGGTGCTGGTGTTGTAGATACCGCCCGTAGCTGCCGCTCCCCTGCCACCAGCCGCCGAGGCTCCCATACCACCACCGCCGCCGCCGATACTGGTGCTGCCATTGCTGGCGGTGCCACCCGCGCCACCCGCCGTGTAACCGGCGGTGTTACCTCCTCCGCTATAACTGCCGCCACTACCGCCACTGGCGTTCCCGCCTCTACCACCCGCAAAACTCGACCCACCCGCACCGCTACCACCGGTAATACCCGAGGGTGCTGTGGCTCCAAAGGCGGTTCCTGGGCTGCCACCGCCCGTACCGCCCGCGGTAGAGCCAAAACCACCGCCACCACCGCCGCCGCCAGCATAGTTACCGCCAACGTCACCACCACCGCCGCCACCACCCGAGGCCTTGTTGCCGATGATCGTGCTATTGCTGATGGTCAGCACACCGCTGTTGTAGATGCCTGCACCCAAGCTATCAACGGCGTTTGCGGTTTCATTAGCACCGTTGCCGATGATCAATCCATTGGAAATCGTCAGGTTATCAATGGCCACAGCAGAGCCAGCGCCCGAGGTAGCGACACTCAGCACGCGCGCCAGATTGTTGCCGCTCAGGGTGAAGCCGCCGCCGACGATGCTCATGGTATGGCCGTCGGTAACGTTGATCGACAGGGTGTCAGCCGCTGAAGCGAAGGTGATATTGCCGGTGAGGGTGATCAGGTCATCAATGCCATCGGTGTTGCCCGTGGCGATCGCTGCCTTGAGCCCGGCGACGCTGTTAACGCTGGTAGTCACCAGTACGTGATCGTAGCTGTCGAGCTGGGAAAGGTTCAGCGCATAACTGGCCGCTACGTCACCGGTGGTGATTTCCAAGTCCCAATCTGCGCCTTTGGCGCTACCACCAGTTCCGTCATCGGACGCAGCGATATCGGCCCCCGTCATGCTGGCCAGCTGCGATAAAAAAGCCTGCCCTTCGCTGCCCGCACCCACTTCGCAACCGTAGAGCAGGATGTCGCCATCCGTGGTCAGGGCCTCGCCGATGCTCTGCAGTTGGCTGCTGTAATCGCCGAGATTGCCTTCGAACAGTGGCGCGTTACCCAACAACAGCACCCCGGCGTCGCCGTGGGAAATGATATGGATGGCGTCGATACCGCTACGGCCTGCCAGGGCATCGGCGATCTGCTGCACCCCATTCTGATCCGTGCTCAGCAACACCACTTCGGCATCCGGCGAAACGGACTGCAGCAGGGCCTGGTAATCCGGCACACGCGTGTCGACGAAGACGATTTCCTTACGGCCGCCATCCGTATCCGGCACCAGGCCGGCATGAGAGCTGTCACTGGCATCCTGGCTCGTTACCGTGCTGGTGGCATCGCCATGACTGTTGTCCGCGGAGTCATCGGCGCTCGGAACATCGCTGGCCACGGTGGCGGCAATGGCTCCGTCAAACATCATGCGCGGTTCGAGTGCACTCATCAGCGGATGTGGGCGCGACAGCCGATGCGCATTCGACGACTCGGACGACTGAGAGCTCTTAGGTGCCTCGGCCTGCTTGGATTTACCCCACCACATGATTCTGTCCCTCGAAATAATGGTGTCCAGACCGAACCTTTAGCCGGTCAAGCGTGCTTGCTATGGATGCTTTGCGCTTTCCGCGACCCTGATCACATTGGCTTCACTGCTACGCGGGTCCTTCCAGAAGTCGAGCCCGGCGTATTGTTCGAACAGGTCGGGCGGCAGAATGGTGCGGCGCGCCTCCGCTTCCACCTTCGGCCGCACCTTGTGCAGCCCTCTCAAACCGAGGGCTTGGTCGAATTCGGGCGCGTCGTACTCGATATGATCGAAGTCATGCTCGAACCAGGGCTCTCCGAGGAAATCGTAGACCAGGCGCAACACCTTCTCGGGCGTCGCCGCCAGCAGGTCGTACTCCACCAGCAGCAACGACTTGGCGTGCTCGCCGTAATAAGCATCCTTCAACGCCGCCCAGGCGAACCCGACCAGGCGGTTGCGCTGGGCCAGGGTATCGACGCGGCTATAGACGGTATTGCGCTCGACATCGTCGCCGAACAGCTTGGTATGTTCGTAGGGATTGGCGCGATAGAGCCGCTCGATGCTATCCATCACCCAGGCGACATTACGCACGCATGCGATCACCTTGGCCTGAGGGAACAGATCCATCAACGCGGGGAGCTTGGCGCACCATTGGCGGTTGGTGTCGAAGACGATACCCCTATCAGCCTGCTCGGCGTAGTAATTGCTGAACAACCCTGTCAGCAAACGCTTGCGCTGCGCCTGGGTGATAACGGGACCGAACTCGCTGCCGGCGCTGAACTGATTGAGCATCCCTGAAAACAGCGCTCCGACGGGGCTGGTCATGCCGGCATGAAAGCGCGGATTCTGCCTCAACAGCGCGGCCAGCAGCGTAGAGCCTGACCGGGGTAAACCCGAGATGAAATGAAACGTCGGCACTACCTGCTCTCTTTCTTATTCCATTAATCGCCTAATCGTAGCCGCGGTATTTGATACTTACCAGCGCATAGAGATAAGTTCCGTCTCGGAAAAAAAATAAATCGACTGCCCGGTCTTCAGGTAGTCCGCCATCGTCCCCAGCACGAGACCCTTTGCTATGTCATTGGATGGACCGTCCAACGCTCCCGACCGTCAGCAACGCGAAGCACGTCACGGTCATCGCGGGAGCGCCATCTTGCTGACCGGATTGCCCGCTGCCGGTAAATCGACGCTGGCCCATGCCTTGGAAGCACGGCTTTTCGCGCATGGCGGGCAGTGTCTGGTGCTCGATGGCGACCAACTGCGCGCCGGGCTCAGTCGCGACCTGGGTTTCAGCGAAAACGAGCGTGAAGAGAACCTGCGCCGCGCCGCGGAAGTAGCCGCCCTGCTGGTAAATGCGGGGATGATCGTGGTTATGGCCATGATCGCCCCACTGGCGAGGCATCGGCAGCTCTTGGCCGAGCGGCTGGGCGCCGATTACCGCGAGGTCTGGTGCTGCGCCTCGCTGCGCAACTGTGAGCACCGCGACCCCAAGGGCCACTACGCCCTGGCCAGGGCCGGGAAACTCCCGGGTTTTACCGGCATCTCTGCCCCGTATGAACCACCGCAAGCCCCGGCACTGACACTCGATTGCGACAAGTGCAGTGTGGCGGACAATGTCGAGCGGCTGCTGCAGTGGATGACCAGCGAAGGACTACTCGGCTCGCTCATGCAGCCACGCGATGGCGCCAGTTTTGACAGGGACGGTGCGAAGCGCATCTGCGAAGGCTAGCCGAACAGCGCAATAGCGAAGCCCTACGAAGATCCCGCACGGCCCGCGCAACCCCAGCACGCTTCGCCGTAACAAGCACCGGGCTTTAGCCGAACGTTTACTTCTTCGACATTTCAACTAAAACTCTCCGAGCGTCGCTTCAGTGTGCCACTACGATGGCCGCGGGAGATGTCGCCCTTCATGCAGGTGACCATCCAGAACCAGGAGTAGATTCATGGAAGTATTTATCGGCACCATTCAACCCTTCGCCTTCAACTTCGCACCACGCGGCTGGGCATTGTGTAACGGCCAGACCATGTCGATTGCCCAAAACACCGCGATGTTCTCGCTGCTGGGGACCATCTATGGTGGCAACGGGCAAACCACCTTCAACCTGCCCGACCTGCAAGGGCGTATGCCCATCGGCATGGGCCAGGGGCCAGGGTTGCCGCTCCATAA
This DNA window, taken from Stutzerimonas stutzeri, encodes the following:
- the cysC gene encoding adenylyl-sulfate kinase, with the protein product MSLDGPSNAPDRQQREARHGHRGSAILLTGLPAAGKSTLAHALEARLFAHGGQCLVLDGDQLRAGLSRDLGFSENEREENLRRAAEVAALLVNAGMIVVMAMIAPLARHRQLLAERLGADYREVWCCASLRNCEHRDPKGHYALARAGKLPGFTGISAPYEPPQAPALTLDCDKCSVADNVERLLQWMTSEGLLGSLMQPRDGASFDRDGAKRICEG
- a CDS encoding sulfotransferase family protein — encoded protein: MPTFHFISGLPRSGSTLLAALLRQNPRFHAGMTSPVGALFSGMLNQFSAGSEFGPVITQAQRKRLLTGLFSNYYAEQADRGIVFDTNRQWCAKLPALMDLFPQAKVIACVRNVAWVMDSIERLYRANPYEHTKLFGDDVERNTVYSRVDTLAQRNRLVGFAWAALKDAYYGEHAKSLLLVEYDLLAATPEKVLRLVYDFLGEPWFEHDFDHIEYDAPEFDQALGLRGLHKVRPKVEAEARRTILPPDLFEQYAGLDFWKDPRSSEANVIRVAESAKHP